DNA from Yamadazyma tenuis chromosome 5, complete sequence:
TCCCTAGATTCCCACAGGCTGGTGAAGTTTCGAAGCCAGTACACGCAAATTTAACTCCCGTTGCGGGTGAATGTAACGTGACAGGGCTTACAGAGAGGCATTGGGTGCGCGGGGTTTGGATCTGGGAGGTGCTCCGGATGGTGCGAACTAGGGCCACCTGCGTCCTAGGCGGTACACGCGCCTGGTCGGGTAGTCTCGCCCCTTCCCGATTAGGTATCACTTAACCGCTACCTGTCCCCCACCTGATACAATGCTCGCTCGAATTCCCACCGGTGCAATTCCCCCGTTCCCACTAATTAAGAACTTCCAACACCCATTTCAGCTCATTCACCAACTCTCATACTCTCTACCATCACCTATCCCCGCCATCTCCCAACCAACTCTCTCATTTTCGCACCACCCCCACTTCTGCCCCCCTATCCCCAAGACCCGTAAATCTGTGGGGAGATGAGATATAAACACCTGCGGCACATACCCGATTTTTTTCCCGCTGTCTCCAAATATAAATATCCAACCGCCCGCCCTTACCCCCCAAATCCTCACATCTAAAATGGCTCCCATTCACGAAGGAAAATCAAAATGGGACGATGTTCCTAATCCTTGTTTGATGGTAGGACCTGGCTATACCCTTAAGACGGGGGAAGCACCTATCCATCCGTTGAAACCCACCGAAGTCCGGCTTCAAGTCAAGTGCACCGGAATCTGTGGTTCCGACATTCACTTGTGGAAGAAAGGGggaattggtgatttggttATAACGGAAGATTTGATCATCGGCCACGAAGCGTCGGGCCAAATCCTCGAGATTGGTCTGCAAGTTAGTAACACGACGTTGAAGGTCGGTGACCGGGTGGCCATTGAGCCCCAAGTTCCTTGTGGATCGTGCTACTTGTGTATGAACGGGAACTACAATTTGTGTGAGTCTGTGGACTTTTTGGGGATGCCCCCCACCAATGGGTCGATCCAGCggtttttgaacttggactcCAAATTCGTCCACAAGTTGCCAGAGGGTGTTTCGTACGAAGAAGGTGCGTTAGCTGAGGTGGTGTCGGTGGGCTACCATGGAATTGAGAAGGCTGGAGGTTTACCCCTCGGAAAGCCTGCTATGGTAGCTGGTTGCGGACCTATTGGATTGGCGACTTTGCTTTTGGCAGACATTTCTGGAGCCTACCCTATTGTGGCAACCGATGTCAACGCCGAGAGATTGGAGTTTGCAAAGAAATTAGTTCCGGGGGTATTCACCTACCAGATCAATCCATCTTTGACCACCAAGGAAAATGCAGCTGCAATTCGTAAGATTTTTGGTGAAACTGAATACCAGATGCCTTCCACCGTGTTGGAGTGTACCGGAGTTGCGTCTTCCATCAACACCTGTGGGTACACCGTGAGAAGAAACGGGAAGTTGGTGATTGTGGGAGTTTCATCCTCGAATGAAATCGATGCTTTCCCATTTATGCCCTTATCTTTTGGTGAAGTAGATGTGAAGTTCGTTAACCGGTACCACGACTCGTGGCCTCCGGTGCTTAACTTGATTCAGAGTGggaaattgaagaagatcaacGAGTTCATTACTCACAAGGTGAAATTGGAGGATGCTGCGCAGGCACCTGCGATTGTGTTTGATCCCAAGACTCCTAGTAtgaaggtgtttgtggttgatgagatggagttgaactAGTGgggttgaagttgtactTGTACGGCTTATTTGCATGAATTAATGATTTACGTTGTATAGTTGAGCATATTAATACAGAGGTAGATTGAAAGGGTATTCTGGAGACAGAGAAGAGAATGGTTTTTAATGTGTGGGGGCGGGGCTGACAGTGCTCGTGGTGACTGTCGCGGTGTTGTTACAGTGTCGTCGCGATGTGGCGGTGGCCTCGCTTGTTAGCTCTATCCCCGAATCGCATCGAAAATTGTTGCGGATAAATCAACCCGCAGCCGCAATCAACTACATCTCCGCCCACTCCTCCCAATGGGGAAATTCGGGGCTCTTTAACCGCAACCCCAGCTGTAATCTTCTTACCCCACCACCATTTTTAGGGACCTACTCCACCATCCTGAGGGACCtacttcaccaccttggGGCCTACTCTCACCCCTCTTATTGagtttccaccaaaatacTAACCTATATCTTTTCCTTTCAATCTCTCCGTcatttcttgaacacctcTATTCAAACTTAACTTCATTTATTCATAACTAACAACTAACATGCTCGTAATTAGTCAAAACCTTGACCTTATCAGCCGAAGCTGAACCCTTGTCAAACTCATACGTAAGCCACTCCCCCACCAATCTCCGGGCCAACTCGAGCCCCACCACCCGTTGCCCCATGCATAACACCTGGCAGTCATTAGACAAAATGCTTCTCTCGACCGAAAATGAGTCGTGAGCTGTCACCGCACGAATCCCTGGTACCTTATTGGCACTTATAGCAACACCCAATCCGGTGCCACAAATTAATATCCCCCGGTCAAACTTACCGGCTCTGATCAACTCTCCCACTTTGATTCCCACTGATGGATAGGGCGTCAGGTCGGTGTTGGAGCCCACTCCAATATCTTCCACTTGGTCTACAAGCGGATTATTTTGCAAGTCTTGCACGAGTTTCTGTTTGTACTCAAATCCTGCTTGGTCACACCCAATTACCACCTTCATAGTTGATTTGGTAGTCACTAACGAACATGAGGGTATTTATATGAAAGGGCAGCGGATTTTAGGGGTGGGGATGGAAAGTTTTTTGGGACAACTGCAAACCCCGGAATTTGTGTGAGTATTGTTCCGAGAGTGTTCCTTAGGACTCCCACCCCACATCCATCCCTATAAAAGTACTCACCTACCCCATACAACCAGACTCCCAGACACTCATAAATGACTAAACACTTTGTTCCTGAGAACCCAAACAACTTGGTTAAAGACTGCTTACAGGGCTATATCGTGTGCAATGAGCACTTATCAGTATTGTACCATGAGAAAGTtattttcaacaataagttTGACTCATCCCAGGTGTGTTTgatcagtggtggtggaagtggCCACGAACCTGGATGGGCTGGCCTCGTTGGAAATGGAATGCTCGCTGCCTGTGCCCAAGGAGAGGTGTTTGCATCTCCAAATTTCAAAAATATCCAGGCGGCTGAGAAAACTGTCCACAGCCAAAAGGGCTGTATTTTGGTCATAACCAACTATACTGGTGACAACCTCTACTTCGGCATGGCCCAGCAGGAGCTTCTTGCGCGGTATGGGCCTGGCCatgtcaagttgttgaggtgCACCGATGACGCGGCGATTCCTCGCTCAACCAACTCGCTTGTGGGACGAAGAACCTTGGCAGGAGTGGGAATTGTGATCAAGATGATGGGAGCTGCCACCCAACTCCCACACCTCTCATTAGATGACATCTATCACTTTGGAGAGACGGTCAATCGGAATGTTATTTCCATAAACGCTGGGTTGGACCATGTGCATATTCCGGGCCATGCGCCCGATTCCGATTACGGAaaattgcagccaaatgaaattgaaattgGTTTGGGTATTCACAATGAGCCAGGTTTCGTTAAACTTTCCCTGATTCCAACTAACGAGGCTCTCATTTCTGATATGTTGCAGTACATGTTGAGCCAAGATGATCCGGAGCGTAGTTACTTAAAGTACGACAGCTCCGACCAGTTTATACtccttttcaacaatttaGGCGGATTGCCAGTAATTGAGGAAAAGGCCCTTCTTTTCCAGACAGTTACCCAGTTAGACAGGGATTACGGGATCGTGCCCCACAGAGTGTTGGCAGGAAACTTTGTCACCTCGTTGAATGCCTCgatcttcaccatcacctTGTTCAATGTAACCAAAACTGCTGGAATGTTCACGGAACAACagctttttgatttgtttgacCAGCCCACCAACGCAACCAACTGGCCGAACTATGTGGATCACACCGCATCCACTGGGAACTACAAGGACCGCATCATCAAGCTGTTTGCACACTATGATGAGTTTGTTCCTGATACCACAAAtgatgttcaaattgaCCCACAAACTTTGTACAACATATTGCATACGGGCCTGAGAAACTTGATAAGGATGGAACCTCTCATTACCGAGTGGGATACCAAGATGGGCGACGGTGACTGTGGAAAAATGTTGGAGATTGCGGCCAATGGAGTATTATTAGGACTTGACCAGGGTGAAGGGATGGCTACGAACGGGTCGATTTTGACTTGCTTGAACCGTATTCTTGCGATCTTGTCAAACGACATGGGAGGTACGTTGGGGGCCATTTTATATATTTTCATGAAGtctttcatcaacaacttgacgaTCAACCTTGGGTCGAGCCAAACTGACATTAGACTCATTTTTGCGACCAGCCTTAGCTCTGCCATCGAAACGTTGAAAGGATTCACCAAGGCTAGAGAGGGCCACCGGACTGTCATGGATGTGTTGATTCCGTTTGTCAGGGTGTTCGGAGACACATTAGATATTTATAAAGCAGTGGACGCGGCAGAGGCTGCGGCCGAAGGCACACGTAAATTGGCCCCGAAGTTGGGCCGGGCCACTTATGTGGGTGGGTTGGAGAATAAGAAGGATTTTGTCCCTGACCCGGGGGCGTACGGGGTTTACGAAGCAATTAGAGGTTTGAGGTGTTTATAATATACGACTGAGCGACCGACCGAGCATAGGGAGGTTTTTGTGAGAGAGAGGAGAACGTAGGGAGAACTTGGTGCGAGAGACGACGACGTAGATGGAGCCTCTTGCGGGCTATGAGAAGCAAAATGACTGGAGATTTCTGACCGCTGTTTATCAAAGTCCAGCAGTGATGAGCATCAAACAACTACAGTCACTAATTAAAAAAACTACCAGAGGCAACCGTCTGAAATATCAGCTATTCAATGACCACCATTAGACAGTCATGGTACTCGAACGGTCAAGTGGCTCATTagtctttcttctcttctaTCTCGCTGGTGTCGAGTCTCTGGATCTTCACGTAAAACGTACATTTCTAGCTTCTAGCATACCTACTCGGGTTTGATTCCCAAAACTCCTCTGACCGAGTAGTATAAAGATACAACGGTACCAACGGTAAATAAAGCGTAGTATGGGTACACTAACATTCTCGAGTTGGATCCTCTCAACCACAATGGCTTGTGGGTGGTTTGGTATCTTTGCTGtaacttgatgattctcTGTGGGTCTGGGGCCATGCTGTGAATCTGGAAGGTTAGTAAACGGGATATCAATGGGAGGATTAATGTGGGTTCCACGTACTTGTCGAATAATATCAgttgattttttttctcatcCAATGGGAGAAATGGAGTTAGTGAGGGTGGTGCGGACACGAACGAGACACATTCGCAGCCATCAAACAAGGCCTGGAGGACGTGAAGGTCCAGTGAAAGATCCAGTGACCCAATGAGGTCCCAGGATTTAGATTCCAGGTGTTTCCCATGATCTTCATGCCAGAAATCTAACGTCTCTACTCTAATCCATATCACTCCAAACACCAgcaccatcatcatcccAGAAAACGTCAGGAATACTATCGTCTGTGTCTCCACTATCTCTGGACATTCCACTCTCGTTACTGTCAATGTCGCTATCACTGCGATGACTATGGCCCTCACTATTACTGTTGACTTCTATTGGCTCTTCGTTGTGTCTATCATGCCCTTCTTGGCTGACTCCTGCTCGAGGCTCGCCGACCTCATCCTCACTGTCACTAATCACCACCCGACGTCGCACTGCTTGTGCCGTTCGCCTGTAGTCCACTCCATCTCGACTTGTGTCCGAGTCAACATCAATAGAAACGTTCTCTCTGTTTAGCCGGTCCACCGCGTGCCGCACGTCATCATGACTGCCATCTTCCCAGTTCATAGGACTCCGGAGTCCGGCCCACGAGTCCGCCCCATCACTCTCCTCTTCAATATGATACCCCGTATCACTTCCATTATCGACAAAGCTGTCTTCAGAATCGTACCGGTTATCACGCTCCTCCAGCACCTGGTCTTCGGAGTCCAGAAACGCATCGTCCGACTGGTGGTAGTTCTCCTCCTCTCGGGGAATCCGAAATACCGCTCCACAATGACCACATTGACTACCATGAGCTTCCCAGTGGCAGTTGGCACACCGAGCCACCCCATCCAGTCGGTCAATCATCGTCACCACCGAGTTGAAAGCATCACCGTAGAGCCGTCCGTGGTCCATGTCAAACTGATACGTCTTTCGACTATTTTCCTGACGAAGTTTAAGTTCCTGTTTTTCATTGTCACCGAGACTGCTCTGGTCGAGAAGTACGTCCACCAATCGGTGGCTGATATCTTTGAGCACCACGTTGAGTGCCGGCGGCGTGTCCAATTCGTGCCGGCACGTAGGACATGTCGCTTTGTTCTCAAACCACGAAGAACAGCATTCGTAGCAGAAGGAGTGGCCACACAGCGAAATGACGGGCATAACCATAATCTCTGCACACACAGAACACTCGAGGCTGTCAGCCAAGTCTCCAAGGACGCTGCCGAGTAGTGTAGAATCTATTTCTTGCCACTGTGTGTTATACATGATGATAGAGCTGGGAGGAGCGCGCGCGACATTAATAGGTGATGATGGCCGATGACATGCCCCATACACCCATAGTCAATCATCAATCGTCTATTGCTATTTACAAGACATATTAAGGTTACGACTTGATCCATGTGTCCACATACTGCAACACTTGTTCTAATCTAATCTCCAAGTCCGCCCGGTCCTTCTCTAACACCACCTTACAATCACCTATAAACCCTCTGAGTCTGCCCACGCACTCGCTCATATCCTCACAATTCACAAACTTCCGTTCAAGCTGCACACTCTGCTTGAGAAGGTACGGTGAGATAGTCACATCGTGAACCGGGAACTCTTCCATGGCCTGTAAGATTTCCTGCGGTTGACGGAGCTGGAAGAGGGCCCGGATGCGGTACACAAAGATCACCAGCAACGACGAGTCAGGGATCTCATTGGTATTGATGGAATCAAGTATCGCCACAGCTTCGGCATGAAGACCCTTGTTGCTGAGGAGTCTGCTGAAGGaaatcttgttgttggagttaAGCGTTTGGCTATGGTACTTGAAAAATGCTGATAGTTCGTctttggttgcaaaatggAGGTTTATCACACTTAAAcggttctggttcttggTGGGCATGCGTATGTCTTGTGCAAGCTGTAGAATACGCgtcttgaagaacaagctCAGCCGTCTGAATGTTTCCTCAATGACATGAAAATCGGGTTTCAATCCTCTTTTCAAGAGATCCCCAAACCCTTTTTCAACTCTGAACTGAACCTGCTTGGGGTAGCTCACAGGTCTAcccttcttcaatatccaTGGCATAGGTTCCCAGTCCTTAGACCTATACTTATGTGGATTCAAGCCTTTGGATCCCAACCCAAATGGTTTTAACTGCGATTGAAGCAGGTGGATCTTGGTCACCGAAATGAGCAGCTGCTTATCCACGTTAGACAAGCTCGACATCTTGACAAATCGAAGAAATCGGTAGTAGAACTCCTCCGTATAATGGGGGTAACTTCGAACAAACGTTTCGAAGATCACTTGAAGGTGCTCGAGCTCAAATGGCACATTTTTGCTCATGTTACTTGACTCGAGaaaattggccaaatccaaaaacttctcGTGAATAAGATATTTCTGCATTAACAGCCTGTAGATATCTTTATCTGTTTGTATGCCGTCGATGCTCATCTGCTTTAGTATGTGTTCGATATGcgtggtgctggtggtgtATCTTACAAAAAAGTCCACCATAGAGTGGTAGAACTCCGTTAACTCGGCCACTTTATTGGAGCTTCGTAGCATCCTGATAATGTCGTTAACCTCGTCGACATCTTCGGCAAGAATCTGTTTCTTAAATGCTATTTTGTCTCGGTTGCAAACTTGGTACTTCAACTTAGCTTCTCGTATTCGGAAATCCTCATTTAGTCCATACCGGTAAATCAACTGCTCTATCTCCCGAACCTCATTAACAGTCCCATATTTATACCCCTGCGAGAGAACCACAGCCATGGCCCTTGCACTGGGCAACGTGTTCCTAGATAGTATCCAGGTTTGTACACAGTTGATGATTATTTCAAATAATGCTCCGTATTTAGACAACAGCATTAGTACCGTTTCAAGGAGTATTacgttcaagttcttgcGCATATTGGTAACTTCCAGGAGGAATAACTTAGCTTGTTCTGGTTCATAGTTGACAGCAAACCCGTTCAATATGTAGTTGAGGGTCTGTTCATTCAAGCATGGATTGTGCAAATACACTTCAGAAAGGGTAGTAAGCGAGTCCACGTCCCCCA
Protein-coding regions in this window:
- the COX7 gene encoding Cytochrome c oxidase subunit 7 (COG:S; EggNog:ENOG503P8XZ), yielding MAPDPQRIIKLQQRYQTTHKPLWLRGSNSRMLVYPYYALFTVGTVVSLYYSVRGVLGIKPE
- the PSH1 gene encoding E3 ubiquitin ligase (EggNog:ENOG503P3ME; COG:O) encodes the protein MYNTQWQEIDSTLLGSVLGDLADSLECSVCAEIMVMPVISSCGHSFCYECCSSWFENKATCPTCRHELDTPPALNVVLKDISHRLVDVLLDQSSLGDNEKQELKLRQENSRKTYQFDMDHGRLYGDAFNSVVTMIDRSDGVARCANCHWEAHGSQCGHCGAVFRIPREEENYHQSDDAFSDSEDQVSEERDNRYDSEDSFVDNGSDTGYHIEEESDGADSWAGLRSPMNWEDGSHDDVRHAVDRLNRENVSIDVDSDTSRDGVDYRRTAQAVRRRVVISDSEDEVGEPRAGVSQEGHDRHNEEPIEVNSNSEGHSHRSDSDIDSNESGMSRDSGDTDDSIPDVFWDDDGAGVWSDMD
- a CDS encoding uncharacterized protein (EggNog:ENOG503Q1GU), whose translation is MTFDVEPENSAVANEFVRLHREQQYEQLAEFVKSQVAYDKVIDQKVLTQTMDFGDLNMGGINVVPALHLQPLKREAHKQISCYHTILKAYEPYMLNDAMFQELFIRSSYHMGDVDSLTTLSEVYLHNPCLNEQTLNYILNGFAVNYEPEQAKLFLSEVTNMRKNLNVILLETVLMSLSKYGALFEIIINCVQTWILSRNTLPSARAMAVVLSQGYKYGTVNEVREIEQLIYRYGLNEDFRIREAKLKYQVCNRDKIAFKKQILAEDVDEVNDIIRMLRSSNKVAELTEFYHSMVDFFVRYTTSTTHIEHILKQMSIDGIQTDKDIYRSLMQKYLIHEKFLDLANFLESSNMSKNVPFELEHLQVIFETFVRSYPHYTEEFYYRFLRFVKMSSLSNVDKQSLISVTKIHSLQSQLKPFGLGSKGLNPHKYRSKDWEPMPWILKKGRPVSYPKQVQFRVEKGFGDLLKRGLKPDFHVIEETFRRSSLFFKTRILQLAQDIRMPTKNQNRLSVINLHFATKDELSAFFKYHSQTLNSNNKISFSRLLSNKGLHAEAVAILDSINTNEIPDSSLSVIFVYRIRALFQLRQPQEILQAMEEFPVHDVTISPYLLKQSVQLERKFVNCEDMSECVGRLRGFIGDCKVVLEKDRADLEIRLEQVLQYVDTWIKS
- a CDS encoding uncharacterized protein (EggNog:ENOG503NUS7; COG:G); its protein translation is MTKHFVPENPNNLVKDCLQGYIVCNEHLSVLYHEKVIFNNKFDSSQVCLISGGGSGHEPGWAGLVGNGMLAACAQGEVFASPNFKNIQAAEKTVHSQKGCILVITNYTGDNLYFGMAQQELLARYGPGHVKLLRCTDDAAIPRSTNSLVGRRTLAGVGIVIKMMGAATQLPHLSLDDIYHFGETVNRNVISINAGLDHVHIPGHAPDSDYGKLQPNEIEIGLGIHNEPGFVKLSSIPTNEALISDMLQYMLSQDDPERSYLKYDSSDQFILLFNNLGGLPVIEEKALLFQTVTQLDRDYGIVPHRVLAGNFVTSLNASIFTITLFNVTKTAGMFTEQQLFDLFDQPTNATNWPNYVDHTASTGNYKDRIIKSFAHYDEFVPDTTNDVQIDPQTLYNILHTGSRNLIRMEPLITEWDTKMGDGDCGKMLEIAANGVLLGLDQGEGMATNGSILTCLNRILAILSNDMGGTLGAILYIFMKSFINNLTINLGSSQTDIRLIFATSLSSAIETLKGFTKAREGHRTVMDVLIPFVRVFGDTLDIYKAVDAAEAAAEGTRKLAPKLGRATYVGGLENKKDFVPDPGAYGVYEAIRGLRCL
- a CDS encoding ribose 5-phosphate isomerase (EggNog:ENOG503Q3NS; COG:G), whose product is MKVVIGCDQAGFEYKQKLVQDLQNNPLVDQVEDIGVGSNTDSTPYPSVGIKVGELIRAGKFDRGILICGTGLGVAISANKVPGIRAVTAHDSFSVERSILSNDCQVLCMGQRVVGLELARRLVGEWLTYEFDKGSASADKVKVLTNYEHVSC
- a CDS encoding sorbitol dehydrogenase (EggNog:ENOG503NUZ0; COG:Q) — translated: MAPIHEGKSKWDDVPNPCLMVGPGYTLKTGEAPIHPLKPTEVRLQVKCTGICGSDIHLWKKGGIGDLVITEDLIIGHEASGQILEIGSQVSNTTLKVGDRVAIEPQVPCGSCYLCMNGNYNLCESVDFLGMPPTNGSIQRFLNLDSKFVHKLPEGVSYEEGALAEVVSVGYHGIEKAGGLPLGKPAMVAGCGPIGLATLLLADISGAYPIVATDVNAERLEFAKKLVPGVFTYQINPSLTTKENAAAIRKIFGETEYQMPSTVLECTGVASSINTCGYTVRRNGKLVIVGVSSSNEIDAFPFMPLSFGEVDVKFVNRYHDSWPPVLNLIQSGKLKKINEFITHKVKLEDAAQAPAIVFDPKTPSMKVFVVDEMELN